The following are encoded in a window of Sulfitobacter sp. S190 genomic DNA:
- a CDS encoding cold-shock protein, translating to MPTGTVKWFNTTKGYGFIAPEGGGNDVFVHISAVERSGLTGLADDQKVSYELSEGRDGRQMASDLSLL from the coding sequence ATGCCAACGGGTACTGTGAAGTGGTTTAACACGACAAAGGGCTATGGTTTTATTGCGCCCGAAGGCGGCGGAAATGATGTGTTTGTCCACATTTCAGCCGTGGAGCGTTCGGGGCTGACGGGCCTCGCGGACGACCAGAAAGTCAGCTACGAGCTGTCGGAGGGCCGTGACGGCCGTCAGATGGCGTCCGATCTTTCGCTTCTATAA
- a CDS encoding arsenate reductase family protein, producing the protein MILYGLPTCSDCKKAQRALTDAGHAVTFRDVRADRLTEAEWAPLLAEFGDTLVDRKSQTYRNLNAWMRESEAEAQLMDQPALMARPVITDGTRYTLGWDAAAQAVWLAQ; encoded by the coding sequence ATGATCCTCTATGGCCTGCCCACCTGTTCCGATTGCAAGAAAGCCCAACGCGCCCTTACGGACGCGGGTCATGCCGTCACCTTTCGGGATGTCCGTGCCGACCGGCTGACCGAGGCCGAATGGGCCCCGCTGCTCGCCGAATTCGGCGACACGCTCGTCGACCGCAAGTCCCAGACCTACCGCAACCTCAACGCATGGATGCGCGAGAGCGAGGCCGAGGCGCAGCTGATGGACCAACCCGCCCTCATGGCCCGCCCCGTCATCACCGATGGCACCCGTTACACCCTCGGCTGGGACGCGGCCGCACAGGCCGTCTGGCTGGCGCAGTAG
- a CDS encoding REP-associated tyrosine transposase: MPHYLRPRRSGACLFLTITLARRGARDLVEHIDILRDAVRRTRADRPFAIDAWVVLPDHMHCVWTLPENDCDFSTRVGLIKARFSRRLPMGQRRASHVFRRERGIWQRRFWEHHIRDETDYRNHVAYCWHNPVKHGYVARPEDWPHSSWHRDHASAART, translated from the coding sequence ATGCCTCACTATCTTCGCCCGCGCAGATCGGGGGCTTGCCTGTTTCTGACCATCACCCTCGCGCGGCGCGGCGCGCGGGATCTGGTCGAACATATCGACATCTTGCGCGATGCGGTGCGCAGGACGCGCGCGGACCGGCCCTTTGCCATCGACGCTTGGGTCGTGTTGCCCGATCACATGCACTGCGTCTGGACGCTACCGGAGAATGACTGCGATTTTTCGACCCGTGTGGGGCTGATCAAGGCGCGGTTCTCTCGCCGCTTGCCGATGGGACAGCGCCGCGCGAGCCATGTTTTCAGACGTGAACGGGGCATCTGGCAACGTCGGTTCTGGGAACACCACATTCGGGACGAAACGGATTACCGCAATCATGTCGCGTATTGTTGGCACAATCCGGTGAAGCACGGTTACGTGGCGCGCCCGGAGGATTGGCCGCATTCGTCATGGCACCGGGATCACGCAAGCGCCGCACGCACGTAG
- a CDS encoding HEPN domain-containing protein, whose product MPDVQKLLKTHEELNPPGRGRRHLGHITRSGVLSLSSAWELYVEDVTIECAEFLIAGSDVPDALPNRVKGQLVKTAKSDKHDFGVLLLCGEGWKNVFLSAVRQNCSILNTPKFGQISSLFHDWLGVDANDLENAWSYSREDLNNFVSLRGEIAHRGPDAPYVRRNELRNKVELIDRLTIETDNFLRNYLRRVATANRSPWNRIPIRD is encoded by the coding sequence ATGCCAGATGTACAGAAGCTACTCAAAACGCACGAAGAGCTTAATCCTCCTGGAAGGGGTCGGCGGCATCTCGGGCACATAACTCGAAGCGGGGTACTGAGTTTAAGCAGTGCGTGGGAGCTCTATGTCGAAGACGTAACGATTGAGTGCGCCGAATTTCTTATTGCGGGTTCTGATGTGCCAGATGCGCTTCCGAATCGAGTCAAAGGCCAATTGGTGAAGACTGCAAAATCTGACAAGCACGATTTCGGCGTGCTCTTGCTATGTGGTGAAGGTTGGAAAAATGTCTTTCTTAGCGCGGTCCGTCAAAACTGTAGCATACTCAATACTCCAAAATTTGGACAAATATCGTCTCTGTTTCATGATTGGTTGGGAGTCGATGCAAACGATCTTGAAAACGCTTGGTCGTATTCTCGTGAGGACTTGAACAATTTTGTTTCTCTAAGAGGTGAAATTGCTCATAGGGGACCTGATGCTCCATATGTCAGGCGCAATGAACTCCGAAACAAAGTGGAACTTATTGATAGACTGACGATTGAGACAGATAACTTCCTTCGAAACTATTTACGCCGAGTTGCAACTGCAAATCGAAGCCCTTGGAATAGAATTCCCATCCGTGATTGA